In Spodoptera frugiperda isolate SF20-4 chromosome 28, AGI-APGP_CSIRO_Sfru_2.0, whole genome shotgun sequence, one genomic interval encodes:
- the LOC118265174 gene encoding cell adhesion molecule Dscam2 isoform X17, with protein sequence MSFIGFTALVALAAIGSVLCEDETIGPIFMKEPANRVDFSNTTGATVECAARGSPTPDIIWVRSDGTAVGDVPGLRQVQANGNLLFPPFRAEDYRQEVHAQVYACLARNSVGTIHSRDVNVRAVVSQYYVTEAENEYVIRGNTAIVHCKIPSFVSDFVYIEAWVMDDGQILTVNNTSTAQEGKYLVLPSGELHIRDVGPEDGYKSYQCRTKHRLTGETRLSATKGRLVITEPINSAPPKVPTKTIEFVEFAMESSVTLLCLAQAFPVPVFRWYKFVEGTTRKQPVTLDDRVKQVSGTLIIKEAKVEDSGKYLCVVNNSVGGESVETVLTVTAPLKATVEPATQTVDFGRPAVFTCRYEGNPVKTITWLKDGKDMKHHDATLRIESVKKEDKGMYQCFIRNDQESAGASAELKLGGRFEPPLIRHSFGEQTFRSGPSLRLKCVASGNPTPDIAWLLDGEKLTSGERLQIGQFVTADGNVESHLNISSVHTNDGGLYTCIASSKVGSASHAARVNVYGLPYVRPMKKRPVVAGDNLIVHCPVAGYPIDSIVWERDNRVLPINRKQKVFPNGTLVIENVERMSDEATYTCVAKNSQGYTAKGTLEVQVMVPPLIMPFNFGEVPFNPGDTALVNCVATKGDLPLDISWTFSSETIDSSLQRDITTMPLNPRASILTINSVSANHQGNYTCIVQNAAGRAEYAATLVVNVPPRWIIEPTDKAFAQGSDAKVECKADGFPKPQVTWKRAEGDTPGDYKDLKPNNPNVKVEDGTLTIANIQKTNEGYYLCEAVNGIGSGLSAVILISVQAPPQFEIKMRNQTARRSEPAVLQCQAKGEKPIGIIWNMNNKRLEPKSDPRYTIREEILPGGVVSDLSIRRTERSDSALFTCVATNAFGSDDTSINMIIQEVPEAPYGLKVLDKSGRTVQLSWAAPYDGNSPIKKFLIEYKRAKGNWEKDIDRVLVPGDTTEAGVFSLRPATAYHIRIVAENELGTSEPSETVTIITAEEAPTGPPQDCKVDAVDKHTLRVTWKPPPPQDWNGDLQGYYVGYKLASSNKSFVFETVDISKESGKEHHLDILNLKTYTQYAIVVQAFNKMGSGPVSGEVRAYTAEGAPSAPPQDVLCTTLTAQTIRVSWVSPPLAAANGLIKAYKVIYGPSETWYDEKSKDTKITASSETILHGLKKFTNYSMEVLATTNGGDGVRSAPIHCQTEQDVPEAPRAVKALVMGQDSILVSWRPPAQPNGVVTHYNVYTQAQNAEPHPNKVPASQTSYSATELKAGRYDFWVTASTIIGEGQPSATASCSPSDKVPAKIASFDESFTATYKEDVKLPCLAVGVPPPNILWKVKGHPLEASERVRQLPEGSLQIAGVAREDAGEYSCHVDNQFGTDTVTHTLSVLAPPFPPQLSIASSSVSSLTLRLKPSVEVDQSPAAGYTIHYKQEFGDWETVQIPSTTDTYTLENLFCGSRYQLYVTAYNGIGTGEASDVVIARTRGSKPPVPRAADFIEVGSSSVTLHLKQWLDGGCPMSHFVVENKKKGAAEWNQISNAVKPGGNFVVLDLEPATWYVLRITAHNNAGFNVAEYEFATLTMTGGTIAPLPGNVGTDKELPPWVKAWLEPEVLVPILATIVVFIVGVVVICLTLARRNTPHRLRGQKDMYYDAVYNASQAALGGGGGTLDKRGGLRDELGYIAPPNRKLPPVPGSNYNTCDRVKRQAVIMGAHSTWDPRRHHYERVRRPRLRRAGSGDTASTGMEDEICPYATFHLLGFREEMDPSKALAFPHHHPAHAGTLAHPHPHHPAHSRAGSQSMPRANSRYARKNSQGGQSAIYSTAPEYDDPATCAEEDQYRARYSRPMYACGPEYDEPACCAPEDEQYTGAYGTPYSDHYGSRPSIAYVSGTRKCGGSPEPPPPPPRNANNDNNCSSSFNESKDSNEISEAECDQPRNYPVRAHTAKDGLHSEEMRKLIDRPEATTPIPQQAVHGRGLTAYDTVAV encoded by the exons TCGTATCACAGTATTACGTGACCGAAGCCGAAAACGAGTACGTGATAAGAGGAAACACTGCTATTGTACACTGCAAGATTCCATCTTTTGTTAGTGACTTCGTTTATATTGAAGCTTGGGTTATGGATGATGGACAAATCCTCACGGTTAATAATACAAGCACAGCACAGG AGGGTAAATACTTGGTACTTCCATCTGGAGAATTGCATATTCGAGATGTCGGACCCGAGGATGGTTACAAATCATACCAATGTAGAACAAAGCACAGGCTTACTGGTGAAACCCGACTTTCTGCTACTAAGGGACGACTTGTCATTACCG AGCCAATTAATAGTGCACCACCAAAAGTACCCACTAAAACGATAGAATTTGTGGAATTCGCGATGGAATCCAGCGTTACGTTGCTTTGTCTGGCACAAGCATTCCCGGTCCCTGTCTTTAG ATGGTACAAGTTCGTGGAAGGTACAACCAGGAAACAGCCTGTTACGCTCGATGATAGAGTAAAACAAGTATCAGGAACCTTGATTATCAAAGAGGCTAAAGTTGAAGACTCCGGCAAATATTTATGCGTTGTCAATAACTCCGTTGGTG GCGAGTCCGTAGAAACTGTCTTGACTGTAACCGCTCCGTTGAAAGCTACCGTTGAGCCAGCTACTCAGACCGTAGATTTTGGAAGGCCTGCCGTATTTACCTGCAGATATGAGGGTAACCCTGTTAAAACGATCACTTGGCTTAAGGACGGCAAGGACATGAAGCACCATGATGCTACCCTCAG gaTTGAATCGGTAAAGAAGGAAGACAAGGGCATGTATCAATGTTTCATTAGGAACGACCAAGAAAGTGCGGGAGCCAGCGCTGAGTTGAAATTGGGAGGCCGAT TCGAACCACCGCTGATCCGTCACAGCTTTGGAGAACAGACATTCCGTTCTGGCCCATCTCTACGTCTTAAATGCGTCGCATCTGGCAACCCTACCCCCGACATCGCGTGGCTCCTGGACGGCGAGAAACTGACCAGCGGAGAAAGACTTCAGATCGGACAATTTGTCACCGCTGACGGCAATGTTGAATCTCACTTGAACATTTCTTCTGTGCACACGAACGACGGCGGATTGTACACATGCATCGCATCCAGCAAG GTCGGCAGTGCTTCCCACGCGGCTCGCGTCAACGTCTACGGCTTACCCTACGTGCGACCCATGAAGAAACGTCCCGTGGTCGCTGGTGACAACCTCATCGTACACTGCCCCGTGGCCGGCTATCCGATTGACTCTATCGTTTGGGAACGAGACAACAG GGTACTCCCCATCAACCGCAAGCAGAAAGTTTTCCCTAACGGCACCCTCGTCATCGAGAACGTGGAGCGAATGAGCGACGAAGCGACCTACACCTGCGTGGCCAAGAACTCTCAGGGATACACCGCTAAGGGAACATTAGAAGTACAAGTCATGG TTCCACCGTTGATAATGCCGTTCAATTTCGGTGAGGTGCCATTCAACCCCGGTGACACAGCTTTAGTGAATTGTGTCGCCACTAAGGGAGATCTTCCTCTCGACATCTCATGGACGTTCAGCAGCGAGACTATAGACTCGAGCCTCCAGCGAGACATCACGACTATGCCTCTAAATCCTCGTGCCTCCATCCTCACTATCAACTCCGTGAGCGCAAACCATCAAGGGAACTACACGTGCATCGTGCAGAATGCGGCCGGCCGCGCAGAATATGCAGCGACACTCGTCGTCAACG TTCCCCCCCGCTGGATTATTGAGCCCACTGATAAGGCATTTGCACAAGGCTCTGATGCTAAAGTTGAATGTAAAGCCGATGGGTTCCCTAAGCCCCAAGTGACGTGGAAGCGGGCTGAAG GTGATACCCCTGGTGATTACAAAGATCTTAAACCAAACAACCCTAACGTAAAAGTTGAGGACGGAACATTGACAATTGCTAATATTCAGAAAACGAATGAGGGATACTACTTGTGCGAAGCTGTAAATGGAATCGGTTCAGGACTGTCTGCTGTTATTCTAATTAGCGTTCAAG CTCCACCCCAATTCGAAATTAAAATGAGAAACCAGACTGCTCGCCGAAGTGAACCCGCTGTCCTACAATGCCAAGCTAAAGGAGAAAAG CCAATTGGAATAATTTGGAACATGAACAACAAACGCCTCGAACCCAAATCTGACCCACGATACACCATTCGCGAAGAAATCCTGCCTGGTGGTGTTGTCTCCGACCTTAGCATCCGAAGGACCGAACGATCAGATAGCGCTCTATTCACTTGTGTAGCTACCAATGCTTTTGGTTCTGATGATACCAGCATCAACATGATCATTCAAG AGGTACCCGAAGCTCCCTATGGCCTTAAAGTCTTGGACAAATCTGGAAGGACCGTGCAACTGTCATGGGCAGCTCCTTATGATGGTAACTCTCCAATCAAGAAGTTCCTCATTGAATACAAACGAGCCAAGGGCAACTGGGAAAAAGACATTGACAG AGTTCTTGTACCCGGAGATACGACTGAAGCAGGAGTGTTTAGCTTGAGACCCGCCACTGCCTATCACATCAGGATTGTTGCTGAAAATGAACTGGGAACTTCTGAGCCATCTGAGACTGTTACCATTATCACCGCTGAAGAAGCCCCCACTGGTCCCCCACAAGACTGCAAAGTTGATGCCGTTGATAAGCATACCCTCCGCGTCACCTGGAAGCCTCCCCCACCACAAGACTGGAACGGTGACCTCCAAgg ATACTACGTTGGTTACAAACTGGCGTCTAGCAATAAGTCCTTCGTGTTTGAAACCGTCGACATCTCTAAGGAATCTGGCAAAGAACATCACCTGGACATTCTAAACTTGAA GACTTACACGCAATACGCCATTGTAGTACAAGCGTTCAACAAGATGGGATCAGGCCCCGTGTCCGGAGAAGTACGAGCTTATACCGCTGAAGGTGCCCCATCTGCTCCACCACAAGACGTTCTCTGCACTACGCTTACGGCACAAACTATCCGTGTATCATGGGTGTCTCCTCCTCTTGCTGCTGCCAACGGACTTATCAAGGCTTACAAAGTGATTTACGGACCTAGCGAGACTTGGTATG atgaAAAGTCAAAGGATACCAAGATTACGGCCAGCAGCGAAACTATCCTCCACGGACTTAAGAAATTCACAAACTACTCGATGGAAGTGCTTGCGACTACCAACGGAGGCGATGGCGTCCGATCTGCACCTATTCACTGCCAAACTGAACAAGACG TACCCGAAGCTCCTCGTGCCGTGAAAGCATTAGTTATGGGACAAGACTCGATCCTGGTGTCATGGAGGCCTCCTGCGCAACCCAACGGTGTTGTTACTCATTACAATGTCTACACTCAGGCACAGAACGCTGAACCCCATCCCAACAAG GTACCAGCTTCTCAAACTAGCTACTCCGCAACTGAACTGAAAGCCGGCCGTTACGACTTCTGGGTCACCGCGTCTACCATCATCGGCGAAGGCCAACCCTCAGCCACCGCTTCATGCAGCCCAAGCGACAAAG TTCCCGCCAAGATCGCATCATTCGATGAATCGTTCACTGCTACCTACAAGGAAGATGTCAAACTGCCCTGCCTTGCCGTCGGTGTTCCTCCTCCTAACATTTTGTGGAAG gtGAAAGGCCACCCCCTGGAAGCTTCGGAACGTGTGCGTCAATTGCCCGAAGGATCCCTGCAGATTGCTGGTGTAGCTCGTGAGGACGCCGGCGAATACTCATGCCATGTTGACAATCAATTCGGAACTGACACTGTTACCCACACGCTCTCGGTACTCG CTCCTCCCTTCCCGCCTCAGCTTAGCATCGCGTCGTCGTCCGTGTCCTCTCTCACTCTCCGCCTGAAGCCTTCCGTCGAAGTAGACCAGTCGCCCGCTGCAGGATACACCATCCACTACAAACAAGAATTTGGAGATTGGGAAACCGTAcag ATTCCAAGCACCACTGACACCTACACTTTGGAAAACCTTTTCTGCGGATCAAGATATCAACTCTACGTTACAGCTTACAATGG CATCGGCACTGGTGAGGCTTCAGACGTGGTGATCGCCCGCACTCGTGGTTCCAAGCCCCCGGTACCTCGCGCCGCTGATTTCATCGAAGTTGGAAGCTCCTCAGTGACTCTGCACCTCAAACAATGGTTGGACGGCGGATGCCCCATGAGCCACTTTGTCGTTGAGAACAAGAAGAA GGGTGCTGCTGAATGGAATCAAATCTCCAACGCTGTGAAACCTGGCGGAAACTTCGTCGTACTCG ATCTGGAACCTGCCACTTGGTATGTACTGAGGATTACGGCCCACAACAACGCTGGATTCAACGTCGCCGAATATGAATTTGCCACGCTTACCATGACCGGAG GAACCATTGCTCCCTTACCTGGCAACGTCGGTACCGACAAGGAACTGCCCCCCTGGGTCAAGGCTTGGCTGGAACCAGAAGTCTTAGTACCAATTTTGGCAACGATCGTGGTGTTCATCGTAGGCGTGGTGGTGATCTGTTTGACCTTAGCTCGCAGGAACACCCCACATCGCCTGCGAGGTCAGAAGgacatgtatt ACGACGCAGTGTACAACGCATCGCAGGCTGCgctgggcggcggcggcggcacgCTGGACAAGCGCGGCGGACTGAGGGACGAGCTCGGCTACATCGCGCCCCCCAACCGCAAGCTGCCTCCCGTGCCCGGCTCCAACTACAACACGTGCGACCGCGTCAAGCGACAGGCCGTCATCA TGGGCGCGCACTCGACGTGGGACCCGCGCCGCCACCACTACGAGCGCGTCCGTCGCCCGCGCCTGCGCAGGGCCGGCTCCGGAGACACCGCCTCCACAG GCATGGAAGACGAAATCTGCCCCTACGCGACGTTCCACCTGCTAGGCTTCCGCGAGGAGATGGACCCCAGCAAGGCGCTGGCCTTCCCGCACCACCACCCCGCCCACGCCGGTACTCTCGCCCACCCTCACCCTCACCACCCAGCTCACTCTCGCGCCGGATCCCAGAGCATG CCTCGTGCCAACAGCCGCTATGCCCGCAAGAACTCTCAGGGAGGACAGAGCGCCATCTACTCGACTGCCCCCGAATACGACGACCCGGCCACCTGCGCTGAAGAAGACCAATAC CGTGCCCGTTACTCTCGCCCGATGTACGCCTGTGGACCTGAGTACGACGAGCCTGCTTGCTGCGCTCCCGAAGACGAACAATACACCGGCGCTTACGGCACTCCCTACTCCGATCACTATGGATCTCGCCCTAGCATTG CTTACGTGTCAGGTACCCGCAAGTGCGGCGGATCCCCCGAGCCTCCCCCACCCCCTCCACGCAACGCCAACAACGACAACAACTGCTCCTCCTCATTCAATGAAAGCAAGGACTCGAACGAAATCTCCGAAGCCGAATGCGACCAGCCACGCAACTATCCCG TAAGGGCCCACACTGCTAAGGACGGCTTGCACAGCGAGGAAATGAGGAAACTCATTGACAG ACCAGAAGCAACCACCCCAATCCCCCAGCAAGCAGTCCACGGGCGGGGACTCACAGCCTACGATACTGTGGCAGTGTAA